One Equus asinus isolate D_3611 breed Donkey chromosome 26, EquAss-T2T_v2, whole genome shotgun sequence genomic window carries:
- the ZNF146 gene encoding zinc finger protein OZF translates to MSHLSQQRICSGGNPFACKVCGKVFSHKSNLTEHEHFHNREKPFECNECGKAFSQKQYVIKHQNTHTGEKLFECNECGKSFSQKENLLTHQKIHTGEKPFECKDCGKAFIQKSNLIRHQRTHTGEKPFVCKECGKTFSGKSNLTEHEKIHIGEKPFKCSECGTAFGQKKYLIKHQNIHTGEKPYECNECGKAFSQRTSLIVHVRIHSGDKPYECNVCGKAFSQSSSLTVHVRSHTGEKPYGCNECGKAFSQFSTLALHLRIHTGKKPYQCSECGKAFSQKSHHIRHQKIHTH, encoded by the coding sequence ATGTCACACCTCAGTCAGCAGAGAATTTGTAGTGGGGGAAACCCCTTTGCCTGTAAGGTATGTGGGAAAGTCTTCAGCCACAAATCAAATCTCACAGAGCATGAGCATTTTCATAATAGAGAGAAACCTtttgaatgtaatgaatgtgggaaagccttcagccaAAAGCAGTATGTCATTAAACATCAGAACACCCATACTGGAGAGAAGCTCtttgaatgtaatgaatgtggaaaaTCCTTCAGCCAGAAGGAAAACCTCCTTACGCATCAGaaaattcacactggagagaaaccttttGAGTGTAAGGAttgtgggaaagctttcattcAGAAATCAAACCTCATCAGACACCAGAGAACccacacaggagagaagcccttTGTATGTAAGGAGTGTGGGAAAACCTTCAGTGGCAAATCAAATCTTACTGAGCATGAGAAAATTCATATTGGAGAGAAACCGTTTAAATGTAGTGAATGTGGAACAGCTTTTGGCCAGAAGAAGTACCTCATAAAACATCAAAacattcacactggagagaaaccgtatgaatgtaatgaatgtggaaaagccttctCTCAACGAACGTCACTTATTGTACATGTGAGAATTCATTCAGGTGATAAACCTTATGAATGCAATGTATGTGGAAAAGCCTTCTCTCAAAGCTCATCTCTTACCGTGCATGTGAGAAGCCAtacaggggagaaaccctatggttgtaatgaatgtgggaaagctttctcTCAGTTCTCAACCCTTGCTCTGCATTTGAGAATACACACAGGTAAGAAGCCTTATCAATGtagtgaatgtgggaaggcctttagcCAGAAGTCTCACCACATTAGACATCAGAAAATTCATACTCATTAA